GACCGATCCGGCGGAGATTCTGCGCATGCTCAACGCCTCGCTCTATCGTGATTTCACCGAGGGCATGTTCGTCACGCTCGTTTTCTTCGCTCTGGATGTTTCGCGCAACCGGCTTCTCTTGGCGAATGCGGGGCATCTGTCTCCTTTGCTTCGGCGCCGCAACGGAGCGATCGAGCCATTGGAGTCCAGGCGATCCATGCCCCTCGGGATCGCGAAGGATCTGGATCTCGGATCGAGCGCCTACGAGCTGGAACCGGGAGATACCGTCTTCGCCTTCACCGATGGTCTGAGCGAAGCTTTCAATCGGAACGAAGACCTGTTCGGCGACGAACGGATCTACGACGCCCTTCGGAAATCGAAAGGCACGCCGCAAGACGCACTGGACGAGCTTCTCCGATCGGTGGAGGCGTTCCAAGACGGCCAACCTCAGAGCGACGACCTGACGATCGTCTGTTTCGGTCCGTCCTAGCCACCCAGTAACTGTCAGTCTTTCTTCGATTTCTTCGTCCGCACGATCTCGGTTGTCTCGAGGACCGAGCCGTTTCCGCAAACGAGATGAGCCTGACAGAGAACGTCGTCTGCTTTTCCTCCGGCGACGCACACCAGGCCCTTTCCTTCGAACGTCGGGCAATCCGCGTCTCCCGCCAGAAAGATGCCGCCCGCCAGGAAGAGAGGGTCCCCGGTGGAGTCCGTAGCGCATTCCGTCGTGTCGCCTGGGGCGACGTCGGGTGTTACGGAGTGGCAGAGCGCGTCCGTGCGGTCGCCCCCCTCCGGTATGGGATTGAATCCGGTGTAGAACCGGCAGTTGACCTCGACGCTTTTCTTGCCCAGGTTGGTACAAGAGACGACCGTTTCGCAGCTCTCCTGAGCGTCGGCCTTGCTGTTGGCGTACAGAACGAGGCCCACTTCGCCATAGCCTCTGGGACACTCCGGTATGCCCTTGCTGCCTCCGCAGTTTCCCGAGAAACAGTCGGCATCCGGAACTTGCGCCGCTGCCGCTCCTCCGACCCCAACGACAACAAATGCCAGCATCCCCACGAGCCAAACCCATCGCTGCTGCAAGTTCACGGTCATGTTCATCCTCCCCTTCTTGGTTTGTTTCTGCCTTCGAAGTCCGACGAGCCCCCGGGGGGAGTGGAGCCGGTCGAGCTCGCCCAAGCCGAACGATGCGATTCGTTCTCGCCTGCCTCGCCCCTCGAGAGGAGAACGCTCGGCGTCAGGCCAGTCGACCTGAAATCATAAAGCAGGAACCCTTTCTTCCTCGAACGAAAGCTCCCCGAAGAACTGGTGGAAGTGACGTACACGCCGAGCCGACGCTCACCGGACGCCCTGTCTCGCTAGGCTCCACAACTGGCGGCCACTCGAATTCGATACCGGCTCGAATTCACTTGTTCCCCGCTTTGGGCGTGTGCTAGATAGCGAGTCGGTCGACGGTTTTATCCGAGAAAGCGCCCCCCTCGCTCTTCTTCGTACAAAAGCTACACGATCCATGGGTACTTCCAAGTCCATGGACGAAATGAACCGGGAGGAAACGACATGAGAATCAAGTACCGACTCGCAGCAATGGCCTTCGTCGCCGCGCTCGCGGTGATTGGCGGGCTAGCTCGAGCGGATGCGGACAAGGACAACCCTGCGTTCGCCCGGCGAGTCGCCGGCACGTACTTCGTGGTGGAACAGGAAACGGGAACGCGGGAGTTCCTCACGATCTCGGTCGACGGGAACGTGTTTCTGAACAGCTCGGCGGAAGGCGAGTTCCAGTTCGGCTCGTCCCAGGGCGTGTGGGAGCGCAGCGGGCGGCGGGCGATCGCGATGAAGGTAGCGAACTTCGACTTCGACGATCAAGGGATTGCCGTGGTCGACTTCGTCATCGAGTTCGATCCGACGTTCATGGAATTGGACGGACGATTCTCGGGCGCTTTATATCCAGACAACGTCGACCCGCTGAATCCGGGCAATGCCGTCCCCCTCTTCGCGTTCGAGGATGACGTCGCCGGCCGTCGCATGCTCGCTCGCTAGATTCCACCCTGCGATCGGGGTTAAATTTGGCCCGCTGGCTGGCTCGAGTTGCATAGGCCGGCCCGTATGATCGAGCTCGCGTCATCCTCGCAAGATCTGAACAACGGAGGTGGTCGCATCCATGGGTTTCAAAGACTATTTCATTCCGGCGAAGAACATGGAAGCGGACGAGGCTCGCCGTTTCCTGGCGGAGCACAAGGAGCAGGAGTTCACTTTGCTCGACGTCCGTCAGCCGGGCGAGTACGAACAGGCTCATCTCCCGGGAGCCGTACTCGTTCCTCTCCCGAATCTGCCGAGCCGGCTAGAAGAGCTCGACCGCGACAAGCCGCTCGTGGTCTACTGAGCCGTGGGTGGGCGCAGCCGGGCTGCTGCGCAACTGCTCTCGGGGCGAGGGTTCAAAGAGGTCTATAACCTCGCGGGCGGCATCAAGGCCTGGCAGGGCGAGGTTGCTCGGGGACCGGTCGAGGCCAACCTCGGGCTCATCTCCGGCAAGGAGACGCCCGCCGAGATGCTGACGATCATCTTCGGCATGGAAGAAACGATGCGGGTGTTCTATGAGCGATTGAGCCAGGCGGTCACGAACCCCGATGCGGCTCGGCTGTTCCAGGAGCTTTCCGAGCTCGAGGTCGATCACAAACGAGCGATCTACGACCTGTACCGGGCGCATGGCGGCGAGGTCGCCACGATGGAGAGCCTGGAAGAACAGGCTTCACGCGAGGTGATGGAAGGCGGCCTCAACCCGGATGAGATCCTGGAATCCATCCAGCCCAGAACGAGCACCGTCGAGGACATCTTGAGCTACGCGATGATGCTCGAGACCCAGGCGCTCGATCTCTTTCTGCGTTTTGGCCAGCACAGCGCGGACGATTCCACGTCGAGTGTTCTCCTCGAGCTCGCCGATCAGGAAAAAAGCCATCTGAAAATGCTGGGCGAGCTCATGGAGAGGCAAGTCGGGAGTGCCTGAGCCGGTTCAGCTCGCCCACCGCACCACTGCGATCTCCAGCACGTCGAATCTCAAAGATTGGCCACGGCTGAACCCGTCCCATTGAATTCTCGGCGGTCGAGCCCTCGGGCCGGTAAGAGGGTCCGGCAAGTGAAATGACG
The genomic region above belongs to Vicinamibacteria bacterium and contains:
- a CDS encoding rhodanese-like domain-containing protein, coding for MEADEARRFLAEHKEQEFTLLDVRQPGEYEQAHLPGAVLVPLPNLPSRLEELDRDKPLVVYUAVGGRSRAAAQLLSGRGFKEVYNLAGGIKAWQGEVARGPVEANLGLISGKETPAEMLTIIFGMEETMRVFYERLSQAVTNPDAARLFQELSELEVDHKRAIYDLYRAHGGEVATMESLEEQASREVMEGGLNPDEILESIQPRTSTVEDILSYAMMLETQALDLFLRFGQHSADDSTSSVLLELADQEKSHLKMLGELMERQVGSA